The following coding sequences are from one Aliarcobacter skirrowii CCUG 10374 window:
- a CDS encoding site-specific recombinase, whose protein sequence is MNIDENFKKLLESICSEDIDIIDKLKYIIAFIRPKSKDNIDLSVNSINKIIDFFNSQDELAQNISSSINQIFIESKISTNIVHFGILSNNYFSYEARERFYNKFLPNPPKKGDLNYIFGTIFNKKDDFKWVCSIENSIWVEFFKALFNNSKNITKTKNHLFNELLDALEILSIWIAAEEFDSNFIRLDKKLLNKDSAFIALQRNIASYIENIQSDFVNIEITKSKLEELDVLIQQSYEQVSALKRKSLHNGISIDLTYQLERLTQMIKRVEYILELIKYFDTKDSNEIFVNFFKESVAQNSKKNSLIDLYKQGIKIVARSVTNYTSEHGEHYIATDLKAYFKMFLSAAGAGIIIAIMALIKINITQAGFLIGTQTFLSSLNYGLGFVFIHILGFTVATKQPAMTASKLAQEIEQDENNKANQKKIIDLIFQVSRSQFSAIAGNVILAISVAFLISYLAIKNGYIILDDEDIKYYLKNLEPNIALFYAAIAGVWLFLSGLISGYFDNRADLLELKDRYYHQPLLKKLISDKYREKFATYLHEHYGSILGNFFFGILLGITPFIGYLLNLPLDISHVAFSSAYLGYTSMHFDISVTLFIYYLVCVLLIGFVNLIVSFTLALKVSLLSRDTKFGNFFSFIKNLIIEICKKPHKLFFPFTYKNKK, encoded by the coding sequence TTGAATATAGATGAAAATTTTAAAAAGTTATTAGAGAGTATTTGTAGTGAAGATATTGATATTATTGACAAGTTAAAATATATTATTGCTTTTATTAGACCAAAAAGTAAAGATAATATTGATTTGAGTGTAAATTCAATAAATAAGATTATTGATTTTTTTAACTCACAAGATGAGTTGGCACAAAACATATCTAGCTCTATAAATCAAATTTTTATAGAATCAAAAATATCTACAAATATTGTTCATTTTGGGATTTTATCAAACAACTACTTCTCTTATGAGGCAAGAGAGAGGTTTTATAATAAATTTCTACCAAATCCACCAAAAAAAGGTGATTTAAACTATATTTTTGGAACTATATTTAATAAAAAAGATGATTTTAAGTGGGTTTGCTCTATTGAAAATAGTATATGGGTAGAGTTTTTTAAAGCTCTATTTAATAACTCAAAAAATATAACAAAAACAAAAAATCATCTTTTTAATGAACTTTTAGATGCACTTGAAATTTTATCTATTTGGATAGCAGCTGAAGAGTTTGATTCAAATTTTATTAGGCTTGATAAAAAATTATTAAATAAAGATTCAGCTTTTATAGCATTACAAAGAAATATAGCATCATATATAGAAAATATTCAATCAGATTTTGTAAATATTGAAATTACAAAATCAAAATTAGAGGAGTTGGATGTTTTAATACAACAATCTTATGAGCAAGTGAGTGCTTTAAAAAGAAAATCTCTTCATAATGGTATTTCAATAGATTTAACATATCAACTTGAAAGATTAACTCAGATGATAAAAAGAGTTGAATATATCTTAGAATTAATAAAATATTTTGATACAAAAGATTCAAATGAAATTTTTGTAAATTTTTTTAAAGAATCAGTTGCACAAAATAGTAAAAAAAATTCATTAATAGATTTATATAAACAGGGAATAAAAATTGTAGCAAGAAGTGTTACAAACTATACAAGTGAACATGGTGAACATTATATAGCAACTGATTTAAAAGCTTATTTTAAAATGTTTCTTAGTGCAGCTGGAGCTGGAATTATAATAGCTATTATGGCGCTTATAAAAATCAATATCACTCAAGCTGGATTTTTAATAGGAACTCAAACATTTTTAAGTAGTTTAAATTATGGTTTAGGATTTGTATTTATACATATTTTAGGTTTTACTGTTGCTACAAAACAACCAGCTATGACAGCATCAAAACTAGCACAAGAGATAGAGCAAGATGAAAACAATAAGGCAAATCAAAAAAAGATTATTGATTTAATATTTCAAGTTAGTCGTTCTCAATTTTCAGCAATTGCTGGAAATGTAATATTAGCAATAAGTGTAGCATTTTTGATATCTTATTTAGCTATAAAAAATGGTTATATAATCTTAGATGATGAGGACATAAAATACTATTTAAAAAATCTTGAACCAAACATAGCACTATTTTATGCAGCAATTGCTGGAGTATGGCTCTTTTTATCTGGATTAATCTCAGGTTATTTTGACAATAGAGCTGATTTATTGGAGTTAAAAGATAGATACTATCATCAACCTTTACTAAAAAAACTAATAAGCGATAAGTATAGAGAAAAATTTGCAACATATTTACATGAGCATTATGGTTCAATATTAGGGAACTTCTTTTTTGGTATTCTTTTGGGAATAACACCTTTTATTGGATATTTATTAAATCTTCCACTTGATATTTCGCATGTTGCATTTTCAAGCGCATATTTAGGATATACATCAATGCATTTTGATATATCTGTAACTCTTTTTATATACTATCTAGTTTGTGTTTTACTAATAGGTTTTGTAAATTTAATTGTAAGTTTTACTTTAGCATTAAAAGTATCTTTATTGTCAAGAGATACCAAGTTTGGTAACTTTTTCTCTTTTATTAAAAACTTAATCATTGAGATTTGTAAAAAACCACATAAACTATTTTTCCCTTTTACTTACAAGAATAAAAAATAG
- a CDS encoding PAS domain-containing protein — MSKETILDKNAFLVSETDSKGVIRFANKDFCDVAGFTLEEMLGKPHSIVRHKDMPKAAFKDLWDTVKRGEIWTGYVKNARKDGGYYWVFATVYPFESCDGLKGYLSCRRKASEEEISKATKLYEKLRKKESY, encoded by the coding sequence ATGTCAAAAGAGACAATATTGGATAAAAATGCTTTTTTAGTAAGCGAAACAGACTCTAAAGGAGTAATAAGATTTGCAAATAAAGATTTTTGTGATGTTGCTGGATTTACTCTTGAAGAGATGTTAGGAAAACCACATAGTATAGTAAGACATAAAGATATGCCAAAGGCTGCTTTTAAAGATTTGTGGGATACGGTTAAAAGAGGGGAAATTTGGACTGGATATGTAAAAAATGCAAGAAAAGATGGTGGATACTATTGGGTTTTTGCAACTGTTTACCCTTTTGAGAGTTGCGATGGTTTAAAAGGTTATCTCTCTTGTAGAAGAAAAGCTTCAGAAGAAGAGATATCTAAAGCTACTAAACTTTATGAAAAGTTAAGAAAAAAAGAGAGTTATTAA
- the selA gene encoding L-seryl-tRNA(Sec) selenium transferase, translated as MMLLKSIPKVDKFITNKAFEGLSKTLITKITKEVLENLRVEILNKKIDSFDEQTLISNVLRKYENLTQSSLKPVINATGIIVHTNLGRSLLDESLFKNAITIATSYNNLEYSLEEGKRGERYEHITKSLQALTSCEDALVVNNNASAVFLILNTFCKNKEAVLSRGELVEIGGSFRVPEVMTQSGAILKEIGTTNKTHLRDYENAINENTAMLMKVHKSNYSIEGFFSEVSFEDISKLAQKNGLIDYFDMGSGHIFDLPFNLSKDEPSILELMKSNPSLLSFSGDKLLGSVQAGIIVGKKELIAKLKKNQLLRMLRVDKITLALLEESLNIYLKNELDKIPTLKMLNTKLEVLEQRANILKNSIDNFIKCEVIKSSTMVGGGTTPNKKIPTIALSLEYKNLKANEIEKILRKNLIISRIENDKVLLDFRTILEKDIAKIEEILKKEFKNV; from the coding sequence ATAATGTTACTAAAATCCATTCCAAAGGTTGATAAGTTTATCACAAACAAAGCTTTTGAAGGATTATCAAAAACTTTAATAACAAAAATCACAAAAGAAGTTTTAGAAAATCTGAGAGTTGAAATATTAAATAAAAAGATAGATAGTTTTGATGAACAAACTCTTATTTCAAATGTTTTAAGAAAGTACGAAAATCTTACACAATCTTCACTAAAACCAGTTATAAACGCAACTGGAATTATTGTACATACAAACTTAGGAAGAAGTTTGCTTGATGAGAGCCTATTTAAAAATGCAATAACAATAGCAACATCTTATAACAATCTTGAATATAGTTTAGAAGAGGGGAAAAGAGGAGAGAGATACGAACATATAACAAAATCTCTACAAGCACTCACTTCTTGTGAAGATGCTTTGGTTGTAAACAACAATGCAAGTGCTGTTTTTCTAATCCTTAACACATTTTGCAAAAATAAAGAGGCAGTTCTTAGCCGTGGAGAGCTTGTTGAAATTGGTGGAAGTTTTAGAGTTCCTGAAGTTATGACTCAAAGTGGAGCTATATTAAAAGAGATTGGAACGACAAATAAGACTCACCTAAGAGATTATGAAAATGCCATAAATGAAAATACAGCTATGCTTATGAAAGTTCATAAATCAAACTATAGTATTGAAGGGTTTTTTAGTGAAGTTAGCTTTGAAGATATATCAAAACTAGCACAAAAAAATGGCTTAATAGACTATTTTGATATGGGAAGTGGACATATTTTTGATTTACCTTTTAATTTAAGCAAAGATGAGCCTTCTATTCTTGAACTTATGAAATCAAATCCAAGTTTGCTTAGCTTCTCAGGAGATAAACTTTTAGGTAGTGTTCAAGCTGGAATTATAGTTGGGAAAAAAGAGTTAATAGCAAAATTGAAAAAAAATCAACTCTTAAGAATGCTAAGAGTTGATAAAATTACTTTGGCACTTTTAGAAGAGAGTTTAAATATCTATTTAAAAAATGAGTTAGATAAAATTCCAACTTTAAAAATGCTAAATACAAAGCTTGAAGTTTTAGAACAAAGAGCAAATATTTTAAAAAATAGTATAGATAACTTTATAAAATGTGAAGTAATCAAAAGCTCTACAATGGTTGGTGGTGGAACAACTCCAAATAAAAAAATCCCTACTATTGCTTTAAGCCTTGAGTATAAAAACCTAAAAGCAAATGAGATAGAAAAAATTTTAAGAAAAAATCTAATCATAAGTAGAATTGAAAATGACAAAGTACTACTTGATTTTAGAACAATATTAGAAAAAGATATAGCTAAAATTGAAGAGATACTAAAAAAAGAGTTTAAAAATGTCTAA
- the selB gene encoding selenocysteine-specific translation elongation factor has product MSNIIIGTAGHIDHGKTALIRALNGFEGDSTNEEKQRGITIDLSFSNLNRAERNIAFIDVPGHEKLIKNMIAGAFGFDYVMLVVSSKEGLMPQTIEHIEILSLLGIKNLILVITKKDLVDEKTLKEQEDKIVEFLNEFEFNIKFIKAVSIYDEKSIEDLKNTLFTISNSTKNEENFFRFYVDRVFSVKGSGTVVTGTVLGKKIELEEKVFIPHLQKETKIKNIQVHNQNAIEANISSRAALNLSSVDINSLQRGDIITKKGFLRGFDTIDISFKCLKNKKLNHNQTYTLFIGAKKIDVKVLLFDSLTSLEDGFATLKMDEKIFTVFGEKVILRSANDTICGGVILNPIYDPMNKNQKRDLLKNLYKRDFKNAFKILLEAHKRGLGVVSSTQRFALSHDESLEFANSLEDVFVDKKELVIYPIKTKDEIVEFIKNIYIKNSYALLSSSSINLRVPWASIEFINSALDDLVQNGFLVKEGQLYKNANIKEDITKELENIFLERLKSEDITPTAPYNIYDDLDIDRKLGDDILKSLTAKKDVIRLQHNLFIHSQSLNKIIKSMREIIKEDGFIEIFNFKQRFDLSRKYLVCYLDYLDNFSDIKKVENRRVFA; this is encoded by the coding sequence ATGTCTAATATTATAATAGGAACGGCTGGTCATATTGACCATGGAAAAACTGCACTAATTCGTGCTTTAAATGGTTTTGAAGGTGATAGCACAAACGAAGAGAAACAAAGAGGAATAACAATAGATTTAAGCTTCTCAAATCTAAATAGAGCTGAGAGAAATATTGCATTTATTGATGTTCCAGGTCATGAAAAACTTATAAAAAATATGATTGCTGGAGCTTTTGGATTTGATTATGTAATGCTTGTTGTAAGTTCCAAAGAGGGACTTATGCCACAAACTATTGAGCATATTGAGATTTTATCACTTTTGGGAATAAAAAATCTTATTTTAGTAATTACAAAAAAAGATTTAGTAGATGAAAAAACATTAAAAGAGCAAGAAGATAAAATTGTAGAGTTTTTAAATGAGTTTGAATTTAATATCAAATTTATAAAAGCTGTATCTATTTATGATGAAAAATCTATTGAAGATTTAAAAAACACTCTATTTACAATATCAAATAGCACAAAAAATGAAGAGAACTTTTTTAGATTTTATGTTGATAGAGTTTTTAGTGTAAAAGGTAGTGGAACAGTTGTAACAGGAACTGTTTTAGGTAAAAAAATTGAGCTTGAAGAGAAGGTATTTATTCCTCATTTGCAAAAAGAGACAAAAATAAAAAATATTCAAGTACATAATCAAAACGCAATAGAAGCAAATATCTCTTCTAGAGCTGCACTAAATCTATCTTCAGTTGATATAAACTCACTTCAAAGAGGAGATATTATTACAAAAAAGGGGTTTTTAAGAGGTTTTGATACTATTGATATCTCTTTTAAGTGTTTAAAAAACAAAAAACTAAACCATAATCAAACATATACTTTGTTTATTGGAGCTAAAAAAATAGATGTAAAAGTTCTACTTTTTGACTCTTTAACATCACTTGAAGATGGTTTTGCAACACTAAAAATGGATGAAAAGATATTTACTGTTTTTGGAGAAAAAGTTATTTTAAGAAGTGCAAATGATACTATTTGTGGTGGGGTTATTTTAAATCCAATATATGACCCAATGAATAAAAATCAAAAAAGAGATCTTTTGAAAAATCTTTATAAAAGAGATTTTAAAAATGCTTTTAAAATACTTTTAGAAGCTCATAAAAGAGGTTTAGGAGTAGTATCTTCAACTCAAAGATTTGCTCTAAGCCATGATGAGTCTTTAGAGTTTGCAAACTCTTTAGAAGATGTTTTTGTAGATAAAAAAGAGTTAGTTATCTATCCAATTAAAACAAAAGATGAGATAGTTGAATTTATAAAAAATATCTATATAAAAAACTCTTATGCCCTACTTTCAAGCTCATCAATAAATTTAAGAGTTCCTTGGGCTAGTATTGAGTTTATAAATAGTGCTTTAGATGATTTGGTACAAAATGGCTTTTTAGTAAAAGAGGGACAACTTTATAAAAACGCAAATATAAAAGAGGATATTACAAAAGAGCTTGAAAATATATTTTTAGAACGATTAAAAAGTGAAGATATAACTCCAACAGCACCTTATAATATCTATGATGATTTAGATATTGATAGAAAACTTGGAGATGATATTTTAAAATCACTTACAGCAAAAAAAGATGTAATAAGGCTTCAACACAATCTTTTTATTCATAGCCAAAGTTTAAATAAGATTATAAAATCTATGAGAGAGATTATAAAAGAGGATGGTTTTATAGAGATTTTTAACTTTAAACAGAGATTTGATTTAAGTAGAAAATATCTTGTTTGTTATTTGGACTATTTAGATAATTTTAGTGATATCAAAAAAGTTGAAAATAGAAGAGTTTTTGCATAG
- a CDS encoding methyl-accepting chemotaxis protein produces MFSAVSNRDLETINNYFNQFIKFISHEKNQFDYIESTGNKKLDLMFQSWNKEIKRVDKSVKDDMRVLGELVLTADKVEQGIYNCRIKASSSNPTIFTLKNTINNMLASIDEATSNILKVVDSYTKNDFTDSIDSIDKYKDQMRLLMESINLLGKTLENSARNNFENGEILEENSLLMSSSMNNLALKTGEQASSLEQTTRALEQITNITRENTKNATKMANLGQIVKKSVFVGEDLAKKTANSMDDINTKIRAINESITVIDQIAFQTNILSLNAAVESATAGEAGKGFAVVAGEVRNLANRSAEAAKKIKTLVEEATLKADDGKLISSNMIKGYEELNNNIGQTIDIIEDVSKASKEQIFGIEQINQAVVLLDSVTKQNAIESEQVSSISKTVSKLAQKLLSDAKSKKFRKEV; encoded by the coding sequence ATGTTTAGTGCAGTTTCAAATAGAGATTTAGAGACGATAAATAACTATTTTAATCAATTTATTAAATTTATATCTCACGAAAAAAATCAGTTTGATTATATTGAATCAACTGGAAATAAAAAGTTAGATTTAATGTTTCAATCATGGAATAAAGAGATAAAAAGAGTTGATAAAAGTGTAAAAGATGATATGAGAGTTTTAGGTGAACTTGTATTAACAGCAGATAAAGTAGAACAAGGAATTTATAACTGTAGAATAAAAGCAAGTAGCTCTAATCCAACTATTTTTACATTAAAAAATACTATTAATAATATGTTAGCTAGTATAGATGAAGCTACTTCAAATATTTTAAAAGTTGTAGATAGTTATACAAAAAATGATTTCACAGATAGTATAGACTCTATAGATAAATATAAAGATCAGATGCGATTATTGATGGAAAGTATCAATTTACTTGGTAAAACTTTAGAAAATAGTGCAAGAAACAATTTTGAAAATGGAGAGATTTTAGAAGAGAACTCTTTGCTTATGTCATCTTCAATGAATAATTTAGCATTAAAAACAGGTGAACAAGCAAGTTCATTAGAGCAAACTACAAGAGCATTAGAACAGATTACAAATATAACTAGAGAAAATACAAAAAATGCTACAAAAATGGCAAATTTGGGACAAATTGTTAAAAAATCAGTTTTTGTTGGAGAAGATTTGGCAAAAAAAACTGCTAACTCTATGGATGATATAAATACTAAAATAAGAGCTATAAATGAATCAATTACTGTAATTGATCAAATAGCATTTCAAACAAATATTTTAAGTTTAAACGCAGCAGTTGAATCTGCAACAGCAGGAGAGGCTGGAAAAGGTTTTGCAGTTGTTGCTGGAGAGGTTAGAAACTTAGCAAATAGAAGTGCAGAAGCTGCTAAAAAAATAAAAACTTTGGTTGAAGAGGCAACACTTAAAGCAGATGATGGAAAGCTTATATCTTCAAATATGATAAAAGGTTATGAAGAGTTAAATAACAATATAGGTCAAACTATAGATATTATCGAAGATGTTTCAAAAGCTTCAAAAGAGCAGATTTTTGGAATTGAACAGATAAATCAAGCTGTAGTTTTATTAGATAGTGTTACAAAACAAAATGCTATTGAATCTGAGCAAGTAAGCTCTATTTCAAAAACTGTATCCAAACTTGCTCAAAAGCTATTAAGTGATGCAAAAAGTAAAAAGTTTAGAAAAGAGGTTTAA
- a CDS encoding peroxiredoxin gives MACDTSIKARKEKKVTINENTTEIIKEKKMSSTMVLRQMPEFKMSAYDAKTGHYTTVSSEDYKGKWTVICFYPADFTFVCPTEIAAMNAKYDEFQELGVEILPISTDTKFSHKRFVETEPILKGLKLTIGADTTKSVASDFGVLLEEEGVALRGRFLFNPDGICVAQEVQADSVGRNVNEFLRQVRAWQHASKTGEVCPAGWRPGKKTLPVNTDVEQMTGRVGDYITLEEILS, from the coding sequence ATGGCGTGTGATACATCTATAAAAGCTAGAAAAGAAAAAAAAGTTACTATTAATGAGAATACAACAGAAATAATTAAGGAGAAAAAAATGAGTTCAACAATGGTTTTAAGACAAATGCCAGAATTTAAAATGAGTGCATATGATGCAAAAACAGGACACTATACAACTGTATCAAGTGAAGATTATAAAGGAAAATGGACAGTAATTTGTTTTTATCCAGCAGATTTTACATTTGTTTGTCCAACAGAGATTGCAGCAATGAATGCAAAATATGATGAGTTTCAAGAGCTTGGAGTTGAAATTTTACCTATTTCAACAGATACAAAATTTTCACACAAAAGATTTGTTGAAACTGAACCAATTTTAAAAGGATTAAAACTTACAATTGGTGCTGATACTACAAAAAGTGTAGCTTCTGATTTTGGTGTACTTTTAGAAGAAGAGGGAGTTGCGTTAAGAGGAAGATTTTTATTTAATCCAGATGGTATTTGTGTAGCTCAAGAGGTTCAAGCAGATAGCGTTGGAAGAAATGTAAATGAGTTTTTAAGACAAGTTAGAGCTTGGCAACATGCAAGTAAAACAGGTGAAGTTTGTCCAGCAGGATGGAGACCAGGTAAAAAAACACTTCCAGTAAACACTGATGTTGAACAAATGACAGGAAGAGTTGGAGATTATATAACTTTAGAAGAGATACTTTCATAA
- a CDS encoding DNA repair protein Rad50, translating into MINIKLELKNVVEQTMIPESKAFLDELNELISSNNACNDDIEAKKDMESFLQELNTILNAIEKDEITDEQAADIYEKIIIMLQEHEDEE; encoded by the coding sequence GTGATTAATATAAAATTAGAGTTAAAAAATGTTGTTGAGCAAACAATGATTCCAGAATCTAAAGCTTTTTTAGATGAGTTAAATGAGCTAATATCAAGCAATAATGCTTGCAATGATGATATTGAAGCAAAAAAAGATATGGAGTCATTTTTACAAGAGTTGAATACTATTTTAAATGCTATTGAAAAAGATGAAATTACAGATGAACAAGCAGCTGATATTTATGAAAAAATCATTATTATGCTACAAGAGCATGAAGATGAGGAGTAA
- the uvrA gene encoding excinuclease ABC subunit UvrA, which produces MSDTIKIFNAKENNLKNINLEIPKNKLIVFTGLSGSGKSTLAFDTLYAEGQRRYIESLSSYARQFLDRVGKPDVERIEGLTPAIAIDQKTTSKNPRSTVGTITEVYDYLRLLYARVGTQHCHLCGKPISQMSASDIIEQVLSLPNDAKLIILAPLINRKKGSFADLFESLRTKGYVRAMVDGVMVRLDEDIELEKTKMHTIKVVIDRVTANLENKERIAQDVEKGLKESFGELEIEIMNHEELGVEKSIHYSEHMACFDCKISFEALEPLSFSFNSPKGACSSCDGLGIRYALDMKKIIDEDLAIEDGAIKIIYGFNKGFYFKMLIAYCESQNIDTKKPFSLLDEHHKKAILHGTVDEFEFFWKRHKLKRKWDGIVKLAYDMIKDEKEISEYMTEKKCDSCGGNRLKPSSQAVYVAKKRIPDILNVPIEEAHNFFKDDKNFKYFSEQQKMIAAPILKEIKERIFFLHDVGLGYITLGRDARTISGGEAQRIRIASQIGSGLTGVMYVLDEPSIGLHERDTSKLIKTLRALQEKGNTVIVVEHDKETIMASDFIVDIGPNAGKFGGEVVFAGTLKELLKAKTQTALYLNNKKRVEYPHNRPQEEFIEIKNVNINNIKNLNVKIPLRNLVSITGVSGSGKSSLILQTLLPVAQELLNRARKVKKVDGVEIDGLEKLDKVIYLDQSPIGRTPRSNPATYTGLMDDVRDLFSKTKESMLRGYKIGRFSFNVKGGRCEKCQGEGEIKIEMHFLPDIMVKCDTCHGKKYNAQTLEILYRGKNISDVLNMSVDEALEFFAKVPKLYAKLKTLSDVGLGYITLGQNAITLSGGEAQRIKLSKELSKKDTGNTLYILDEPTTGLHFADVDRLTSVLHHLVELGNSVLVIEHNLDVIKNSDFIIDIGPEGGDKGGKIVDMGTVEQIANNHEKSGSYTGYYLHKELQQK; this is translated from the coding sequence ATGAGTGATACAATAAAAATATTTAATGCAAAAGAGAATAATTTAAAAAATATAAACCTAGAGATACCAAAAAATAAGCTAATAGTATTTACAGGATTAAGTGGAAGTGGAAAATCAACTTTAGCTTTTGATACACTTTATGCTGAAGGTCAAAGAAGATATATAGAGTCTTTATCTTCTTATGCTAGACAATTTTTAGATAGAGTTGGAAAACCTGATGTTGAAAGAATTGAGGGTTTAACTCCAGCAATTGCAATAGATCAAAAAACTACTTCAAAAAACCCAAGATCTACTGTTGGTACTATCACAGAGGTTTATGATTATCTTAGACTTTTATATGCAAGAGTTGGAACACAACACTGTCATTTATGTGGAAAACCAATATCTCAAATGAGTGCAAGTGATATTATAGAACAAGTTCTATCTTTGCCAAATGATGCCAAGCTCATAATATTAGCACCTTTAATAAATAGAAAAAAAGGAAGCTTTGCAGATCTGTTTGAATCTCTTAGAACAAAAGGTTATGTAAGAGCAATGGTTGATGGTGTTATGGTTAGACTTGATGAAGATATTGAGTTAGAAAAAACAAAAATGCACACAATCAAAGTTGTAATAGATAGAGTTACAGCAAACCTTGAAAACAAAGAGAGAATCGCACAAGATGTTGAAAAAGGTCTAAAAGAGAGTTTTGGAGAGCTTGAAATTGAGATTATGAATCACGAAGAGTTAGGAGTTGAAAAAAGTATTCACTACTCTGAACATATGGCATGTTTTGATTGTAAAATCTCTTTTGAAGCGCTTGAGCCTTTAAGTTTCTCTTTTAACTCTCCAAAAGGGGCTTGTAGCTCTTGTGATGGTTTGGGAATAAGATATGCACTTGATATGAAAAAGATTATTGATGAGGATTTGGCAATTGAAGATGGGGCTATTAAAATAATCTATGGATTTAACAAAGGCTTCTATTTTAAAATGCTTATTGCTTATTGTGAGAGTCAAAATATAGATACAAAAAAACCTTTCTCATTGCTTGATGAACATCATAAAAAAGCAATTTTACACGGAACTGTAGATGAGTTTGAGTTTTTTTGGAAAAGACACAAACTAAAAAGAAAGTGGGATGGAATTGTAAAATTAGCCTACGATATGATAAAAGATGAAAAAGAGATCTCTGAGTATATGACAGAGAAAAAATGTGACTCTTGTGGTGGAAACAGATTAAAACCATCTAGTCAAGCTGTTTATGTGGCTAAAAAAAGAATACCAGATATTTTAAATGTTCCTATTGAAGAGGCTCATAATTTTTTCAAAGATGATAAAAATTTCAAATATTTTAGTGAGCAACAAAAGATGATTGCAGCTCCAATTTTAAAAGAGATAAAAGAGAGAATATTTTTCTTACATGATGTTGGTCTTGGATATATAACTTTAGGAAGAGATGCAAGAACAATTAGTGGTGGAGAGGCTCAAAGAATTAGAATTGCTTCACAAATTGGAAGTGGTTTAACAGGAGTTATGTATGTACTTGATGAGCCATCTATTGGACTTCATGAAAGAGATACAAGCAAACTTATAAAAACTCTAAGAGCTTTACAAGAAAAAGGAAATACTGTAATTGTTGTTGAGCATGATAAAGAGACAATTATGGCTAGTGATTTTATTGTTGATATTGGTCCAAATGCTGGAAAATTTGGTGGAGAGGTTGTATTTGCTGGAACACTAAAAGAGCTTTTAAAAGCAAAAACTCAAACAGCTCTTTATTTAAACAATAAAAAAAGAGTGGAATATCCACACAATCGACCTCAAGAAGAGTTTATAGAAATTAAAAATGTAAATATAAACAATATAAAAAATCTAAATGTAAAAATTCCACTTAGAAATCTAGTAAGTATTACAGGAGTAAGTGGAAGTGGTAAATCTTCACTTATTCTTCAAACTCTACTTCCAGTTGCACAAGAGCTTTTAAATCGTGCTAGAAAGGTTAAAAAAGTAGATGGTGTAGAAATAGATGGTTTAGAAAAACTTGATAAAGTAATCTATCTTGACCAAAGCCCAATAGGAAGAACTCCAAGATCTAATCCAGCAACATATACAGGACTTATGGATGATGTAAGAGACCTATTTTCTAAAACAAAAGAGTCAATGCTAAGAGGTTATAAAATAGGAAGATTCTCTTTTAATGTAAAAGGAGGAAGATGTGAGAAGTGTCAAGGAGAGGGTGAAATCAAAATCGAAATGCACTTCTTGCCAGATATTATGGTTAAATGTGACACTTGTCATGGTAAAAAATACAATGCCCAAACTTTAGAGATTTTGTATAGAGGAAAAAATATATCTGATGTTTTAAATATGAGTGTTGATGAAGCTTTAGAGTTTTTTGCAAAAGTGCCAAAGTTATATGCAAAACTAAAAACTCTAAGCGATGTTGGACTTGGATATATAACTTTGGGACAAAATGCAATTACACTTTCAGGTGGAGAGGCTCAAAGAATAAAACTAAGCAAAGAGCTAAGCAAAAAAGATACTGGAAATACTTTATATATTTTAGATGAACCTACAACTGGACTTCACTTTGCAGATGTTGATAGACTTACAAGTGTGCTTCACCATCTAGTAGAGCTTGGAAACTCTGTGCTTGTGATAGAGCATAATCTTGATGTTATTAAAAACTCTGATTTTATTATTGATATTGGTCCTGAAGGTGGAGATAAGGGTGGAAAAATTGTAGATATGGGAACAGTTGAACAAATTGCTAACAATCACGAAAAAAGCGGTTCTTATACTGGATACTATTTGCATAAAGAGTTACAACAAAAGTAG